A genomic window from Vigna radiata var. radiata cultivar VC1973A chromosome 2, Vradiata_ver6, whole genome shotgun sequence includes:
- the LOC106755850 gene encoding calcium-binding protein PBP1: MAGIGFEDLLPVMANKLGGEGLMKELCNGFELLVDKEKGVITLESLREKAALLGLQDLKEDELVSMMTEGDLDGDGALTQMEFCVLMFRLSPELMEESWFWLEDALQHEQLNQHHNNTDSNSSI, translated from the coding sequence ATGGCTGGAATTGGCTTTGAGGACCTGCTTCCTGTCATGGCCAACAAGCTTGGTGGGGAGGGGCTTATGAAGGAGCTCTGCAACGGGTTTGAGCTGCTGGTGGACAAAGAAAAAGGGGTGATAACGTTGGAGAGTTTGAGGGAGAAAGCTGCACTCTTGGGGCTGCAGGACTTGAAGGAGGATGAACTTGTGAGCATGATGACTGAAGGGGATCTTGATGGAGATGGGGCACTCACCCAGATGGAGTTTTGCGTTTTGATGTTCAGGTTGAGCCCTGAGTTGATGGAGGAATCCTGGTTTTGGCTTGAAGACGCTCTCCAACATGAACAACTCAACCAACATCACAACAACACCGATAGCAACTCTTCCATTTAA